The following are encoded in a window of Providencia rettgeri genomic DNA:
- a CDS encoding amidohydrolase yields the protein MNISRHEQVLADKIQAFRHEMHRFPELSNQEYQTTQRIRDALTEAGISILPLPLATGLVAEIKGQQDGPLIVLRSDIDALPIEEESGVSFVSENKGVMHACGHDFHASAALGAAILLQQNIANLKGTVRVLFQAAEETGQGAPALLATGALDGALAIFGIHNDPTLPVGVIGSKEGALTAGVDRFEIKVAAKGAHAAKPHDGNDPLIIIAQIINTTQSIISRNVSSDQNAVVSITQVHSGSTWNVIPDTAYLEGTVRTFKQATREQIEQRLRQILDGIAATFNAKIELLWHPGPPSVVNTKEWVDLALIQAEKSGFEARRVEASPIGEDFAFYQQKIPGAFMMIGSGGPYALHHPKFRVDDKALYPTARYLAELAQTVLNEYSGKAQ from the coding sequence ATGAACATTAGCCGCCATGAACAAGTACTTGCAGATAAAATTCAAGCATTTCGCCATGAAATGCACCGATTCCCTGAACTATCAAATCAAGAATATCAAACAACGCAACGTATTCGCGATGCATTAACAGAAGCGGGGATCTCTATCCTTCCACTCCCACTGGCAACGGGATTAGTGGCCGAAATTAAAGGCCAACAAGACGGTCCTTTAATTGTGTTACGTTCCGATATTGATGCACTACCGATTGAAGAAGAATCCGGTGTGAGTTTTGTCTCTGAGAACAAAGGAGTCATGCATGCTTGTGGCCATGACTTTCATGCATCCGCAGCGCTTGGCGCTGCCATTTTACTGCAACAAAATATCGCCAATTTAAAAGGCACCGTACGCGTTCTCTTCCAAGCCGCAGAAGAAACAGGTCAAGGCGCACCAGCGCTACTTGCCACTGGCGCATTAGACGGTGCCCTTGCGATATTTGGTATTCATAATGATCCTACATTGCCAGTCGGCGTTATCGGAAGTAAAGAAGGGGCGCTGACTGCTGGAGTTGACCGTTTCGAGATTAAAGTTGCCGCAAAAGGCGCCCATGCAGCTAAACCACATGATGGCAATGATCCACTTATTATCATTGCTCAGATAATTAATACCACACAGTCAATTATCAGTAGGAATGTTTCTTCTGATCAAAACGCAGTGGTATCCATTACACAAGTTCATAGTGGCAGTACATGGAATGTGATCCCTGATACAGCTTATTTAGAAGGTACTGTACGCACATTCAAACAAGCCACCCGAGAGCAAATTGAGCAACGCTTACGTCAAATTTTAGACGGTATTGCCGCCACCTTTAATGCTAAAATCGAACTATTATGGCATCCAGGTCCACCTTCGGTGGTCAATACTAAAGAATGGGTAGATTTAGCATTGATCCAAGCTGAAAAATCTGGTTTTGAAGCAAGAAGAGTCGAAGCAAGCCCGATTGGTGAAGATTTTGCTTTTTATCAACAAAAAATACCCGGTGCGTTTATGATGATCGGCTCTGGTGGCCCGTATGCCCTGCACCATCCGAAATTCCGTGTTGATGATAAAGCCTTGTACCCCACCGCTCGTTATCTTGCCGAATTAGCGCAAACGGTACTAAACGAATACAGCGGAAAGGCGCAATGA
- a CDS encoding amino acid ABC transporter ATP-binding protein — MIRVSQLNKSFGANTVLNNISLDIQEGEVVAIIGPSGSGKSTLLRCLNLLEQPESGSIQIGDVILDAHKHTISEAYALRRQTAMVFQNYNLFKNKTALENVTEGLITVKKMAKSEADEIGLALLNKVGLAEHSHKYPATLSGGQQQRVSIARALAVKPLAILFDEPTSALDPERVFEVLQVIKSLAQQKTTMVIVTHEMEFAKEVADRVIFMADGKIVEQGPAEHVIRFSENPQTRRFLRQLTNIEPIDEFNI, encoded by the coding sequence ATGATCCGAGTATCACAACTAAACAAAAGCTTCGGCGCAAATACCGTGCTAAATAACATTTCCCTCGATATCCAAGAAGGGGAGGTGGTGGCAATTATTGGTCCATCAGGCTCAGGGAAATCCACATTATTACGCTGCTTAAATCTATTGGAGCAACCTGAATCCGGCTCCATACAAATTGGCGATGTTATATTAGACGCCCATAAACACACCATCAGCGAAGCCTATGCCTTACGCCGCCAAACGGCAATGGTGTTTCAAAACTACAACCTGTTTAAAAATAAAACGGCACTGGAAAATGTGACGGAAGGGTTAATCACCGTCAAAAAAATGGCAAAAAGCGAAGCTGATGAAATCGGTTTAGCGCTATTAAATAAAGTTGGTCTTGCAGAACATAGTCACAAGTATCCAGCCACTTTATCCGGTGGCCAACAACAACGAGTGAGTATCGCCCGCGCACTTGCCGTCAAACCATTAGCCATTTTATTTGACGAACCAACCTCTGCTCTCGACCCTGAAAGAGTGTTCGAAGTTCTTCAGGTCATTAAATCCCTCGCTCAACAAAAAACAACCATGGTGATTGTGACCCATGAAATGGAGTTTGCAAAAGAAGTCGCTGATCGCGTGATTTTTATGGCGGATGGGAAAATTGTAGAGCAAGGGCCCGCAGAGCACGTTATTCGCTTCTCTGAAAACCCGCAAACGCGCCGTTTTTTACGTCAATTGACCAATATAGAACCCATCGACGAATTCAATATATAA
- a CDS encoding amino acid ABC transporter permease, protein MNLDFDYIVRIFPQILSYLPVTLFLAIVSMACAMALGLTLALLRTTGIKAIVKIVDLYVSLFRGIPTLVQLFIIYFGLPQAFPIFSGMDAFTAAIIGFSLKNSAYMAEIYRAGLTSVDFGQMEAGLSIGMQKRQIYRRIILPQAMLNTLPATGNTFISLIKDTSVAFALGVTELFAEGKMIAAESLRYFETFIVVGLIYWLTVLIYSRIQMALEKRLSQSLQR, encoded by the coding sequence ATGAATTTAGATTTCGACTATATTGTGCGGATCTTTCCGCAAATTTTAAGCTACCTACCCGTCACGCTATTTCTTGCTATTGTTTCAATGGCTTGTGCGATGGCATTAGGATTGACGCTTGCACTACTGCGCACAACAGGTATCAAAGCGATTGTTAAAATCGTCGATTTATATGTCTCCCTATTTCGGGGAATTCCAACGCTGGTACAGCTGTTTATTATCTATTTCGGTTTACCTCAAGCCTTTCCTATTTTTAGTGGAATGGATGCGTTTACGGCAGCAATCATTGGCTTTAGCCTCAAAAATTCTGCCTATATGGCCGAAATTTATCGTGCTGGATTAACATCCGTCGACTTTGGGCAGATGGAGGCAGGTTTGTCGATTGGTATGCAAAAGCGCCAAATTTACCGCCGCATTATTTTGCCACAAGCAATGCTAAACACACTCCCTGCGACTGGTAATACCTTTATTTCATTGATTAAAGATACCTCTGTAGCCTTTGCGCTTGGTGTCACCGAACTGTTTGCTGAAGGCAAAATGATCGCAGCTGAATCATTACGTTACTTCGAAACATTTATTGTTGTTGGGCTCATTTACTGGCTTACCGTACTTATTTACAGCCGTATTCAAATGGCGCTAGAAAAACGCTTAAGCCAATCATTGCAACGCTAA